The sequence below is a genomic window from Denitratisoma sp. DHT3.
TAGGGACGCACCAGGCCGCCGCTGTCGCGGCCGAAGATTTCCCGGAAATCGGCGGCGTATTCGGGGATGCGCGCCAGGGCCTGCATCTGTTTGGCGTGGGCCAGATAGCGCACTTCCATGAAGGCCTCGGGGCCGACCATGGCGCCGATGGAGACCGGTTCGGCCGGGTCCAGCACCTGGCGCGGCGCATAGGGCGGCAGGTAGGCGTCCACCTGGGCCTGCCCGGGCATGTCCACCCGCTCGTAGGCGTGGGTCAGGATGAAACCGTCCATGCAGACCATCACCGGCATCGACAGCTCCTCGGCCAGGCGGAAAGCCTGGATGTGCAGGTCCAGGGCCTCCTGGTTGGTCTCGGCGAACAATTGCAGCCAGCCGGAGTCGCGCTGCGAAAGGGAGTCGGAGTGATCGTTCCAGATGTTGATCGGCGCACCGATGGCGCGGTTGGCGATGGTCATCACGATCGGCAGGCCCAGCCCCGATGCGTTGTACACCGCTTCCGCCATGTAGAGCAGGCCCTGGCTGGCGGTCGCGGTGTAGGCGCGGGCGCCGGCGGCGGAGGCGCCGATGGCCACCGACATCGCGGCGAATTCCGATTCCACGTTGACGAACTCGCAGGGGCTCAGGGCGCCGGTCTTCACCAGCTCGCCGAGGGCCTCGACGATATGGGTCTGCGGCGAGATCGGATAGGCGCAGATCACTTCGGGGCGGCACAGCGCCACCGCTTCCGCCACGGCGCGGGAACCTTCCATCTGCTTAAGCATGGCCGGGTTCCTTTGCGAGGGTGGCCGCCATTTCGGCGCGGACGACATCGAAGGCCTCGCCGGCGGCGACGACGTTGCCTTCGGCCACCTTGGCCGGGAAGCGCTCACGGATCGCCTTGGCCACCGATTCCAGTTGGATCAGCCCGGAAAGGGCGGCGAAACCGCCCAGCA
It includes:
- the porA gene encoding pyruvate ferredoxin oxidoreductase; the protein is MLKQMEGSRAVAEAVALCRPEVICAYPISPQTHIVEALGELVKTGALSPCEFVNVESEFAAMSVAIGASAAGARAYTATASQGLLYMAEAVYNASGLGLPIVMTIANRAIGAPINIWNDHSDSLSQRDSGWLQLFAETNQEALDLHIQAFRLAEELSMPVMVCMDGFILTHAYERVDMPGQAQVDAYLPPYAPRQVLDPAEPVSIGAMVGPEAFMEVRYLAHAKQMQALARIPEYAADFREIFGRDSGGLVRPYRTEDAATIVVAMGSVLGTIKDTIDEMRADGHAIGALGIVSYRPFPLDAVRAALAGAKRVVVLEKSLAVGIGGILSTDVRMALSGLQLLGYTVIAGLGGRAITKKSLHKLFREAERDALDHLTFLDLDRAIVDRQLERERQMRRSGPIAENLLRDVGVVAARNY